The Vanrija pseudolonga chromosome 1, complete sequence genomic sequence GACCGCCCGAGTGTGGGACTTTGGAACAGGCGAGACCAAAGCCGAGTTACGAGggcacgagcacgtcgtcgagtgCGCCGTCTTTGCGCCTGTGGCAGCATATGCCGCcatccgcgagctcgggggaCTGCAGGTCGCAGCAGGCGACACAAGGGCACGCGCGCCTGGAGCGTTTGTGGCGACTGGCTCGCGTGACAAGACGATTAGGCTATGGGACGCCGTCTCGGGGCAGTGTGTCCGCGTTCTGGTGAGTGACATGACACTTGCAAAGTCTGACGCCCCAGTCTGGACACGACAACTGGGTCCGCGCACTCGTCTTCCACCCGAGCGGAAAGTATCTCTTATCGGCCTCGGACGACAAGACGATCCGCGTGTGGGAACTGGCCAACGGCCGCTGTGTCAAGACGATTGACGCCCACTCGCACTTTGTGACCTGCCTCGCCTGGGGACGGGCATTGATGGGAGGCAACGCagacggcgccagcgccaacggcggccaAGAGCCGCGACGAATCAACGTCATCGCATCTGGTTCAGTGGACCAGTCTATCAAGGTGAGTTGAGGCTCGTGCATCCTGGCCGTAACTGACGCCGTCGCAGATCTGGGTCCCATGAGCCGATCTCCTCACCATTTGCACATGCTCTTCACGCCCTTCACGCCCCACGCCCACCTCCAACCCCCGTAATATTGCGCATTAGAGCGCGCCAGACTAGCCGGTCGAGCACCGGTCGATACCAGTGCATTGCATGCAGCTTTCACCGCTGCCCCAATGATGCATCCACTTATAGCGGGTATAGTGACTAGGATATGGTTTGGCAAGTGGCAAGATTATATGTCGTAGCAGTCGTGAGAGTGACGTGAGGGTCTAATCCGCCCTACATGAAgccgacctggtcgacgccgagcgcacggcgGGCCgtgatgatggcgacgagtTCCTTGATGAGCTCCTCGAGTACGATGCAGTTGTCTAGAATCGAAGTGAGCGAGGCCTGGGTGGCGatcgccggcgacgcggtgcCACCGTCGGTCTCGTCGGTTTGCTTGGCCCATGCGCCGCTAGTGACGCCGGGAACAGgtgcgacgtcgagcaggcccgACTCTTCCAGCTGGGAGTAGTGCGTCTtgaacggcggcgaggctTGAGGCGGCTGTGATGGCCCGgggggcgcgagcgcgccgggtgacggcaccggcaccggcgcagGCAATGGCCTGGAAGGTGTCGAAGGCGTCCCGGGCGTGTTGGGACTCGGGGCGTTGAGGAATGGCGTGCCCGGTCTCGGCGTGCTTGGTTGGCTATCGCGCTTCTTGCGGGGAGACGACCACAGTGCGCGGATCGAGCTTGCGAGGGTCGGCTTGCGCAGTGGTGGAGTTGACGGCACAAgtgacggcggtggcagcggggGCAGGCCAAAGCCGACATGCGACGACTCGACGTCTAGCATGGCGTTCATCGCCTCGTCCAGGTGGTCGGTGAACAGCAAACCCTGTCTCCGCTCGGCCAGCAGTCTGTCAAAGTCCTCGACCGTGCCCCGGAACCGTCCAATGTGGCGGGTCAGGCCGCGGATGATCTGGTAGAGGGCGGGGAGTGTCGCGGTCGTGCGGGCAGGGACCGGCGGAGTACGGTTTCGCTCGTCATCCGAGCTGGCAGTCGAGTCCTGGCTTGATCGCCTTTGCATCTCCTCCCACGGGTCGGCGGGAACATCCTTGATGTCGTACAGGAGCCAACCGGACAACGAGCGGTTCGGGCAGCGAGCAATGGCGGCCAAGGATCCCGTAAGGGCCACGTTCTCGTCTGGTGACGCAGTAAACCAGGCGCACAGTGCACCCATGAGGGACTGGACCAGAGGGTCGGACGGCGAGAGGGAATGTTGCAATGGGTCGGCAACAAAGTCGCCGACACGCAAGAGGGCAGGCTTGCCGTCATCCGAAACAAACTGGAGGGGGATCCTTGACAGTTGCCAACACCTGTCAACTTCAATGAGCGCATGGGTATCCGACAGGTAAGCTGCAAACCCTGTCGCCGTGTCCATACCTCCCTGCAGAGCATCGTCTAGACGCGGCACAAGTGCACTGTACAATTCTGGCTCTTGCAGGTGAACGTCTGTTGAGTTGACTGGCTTGGGCAGGTGGGTCTCGGCCCACTCCTTGGCACCGACTGGCGGCAGTGTCCGACGGGCTGTGGCTGTGGCGGAGGGGTCACGCACGACAGCCAAGAGTGACGGGGTGACACGACCGCAGTGATCACCGAGGAGGGTGTAGACGAGGTGCATTGCCGCGGCCACGCTGGCAGCATTCTCGGACTGGAGGTTCTCGAGGATGAGGTCGCGGAGGGTGAAGCGTTCCTCGGCGTGGTAGTTGGGCGCAGCGCCAGGTGCTGGTACGTAGTCCATCGCACCAGTCTTTCGGCGTGGCCGCTCCTGGTTCGGCGAACCTGTTGTTGTGCGGATAGTCGAGTCCATGAGTGCGTCCAGGATACGGTGGAGGACGGCTCCGTCCTCGAGGTTGCCTAAAAGAACGTTGAGGTACGTGAGCACGGCGACTGCGCTGCCGTCGGTGCTAGAGCACTCAAGAATGGAGGGGTAGAGGACGTTGTCGACAAACGCTGTCTGGATGGCAtcgagcgtcgcgtcggACACTGCTCTCCCAAGCACCTGGGCGGAGGACACTGTCCGGGCTTGAGGATCAGCGTGCAACGTCGGCGATGAGCAGCGGTAGAGGATGTCCTGGAGGAACCCAAACTGCTTGATCAACGTGTCGAGTTGGTTGCGCACGTCAATGTCAGTCGAGGGGATTaagtcgtcgcggtcgctgtcgtcgtccctCTTAGTCCCGGCGCCGATGGTCATGCCTGCTGTCGCAggtgccgccgtcgcagccttctcgccgtcgacggaCGCCAGCTCTGCAAGCGAAGGCACCTGGAGCTTGGTCGGAAGGACAGAATAAGCTGCGCCAAGGCCAGCAGCCATGACGTCGGCaaagtcgccgtcgaggatgTATTCTGCCAGCGCGTCACGCGCGTCCTGCAACGGGTCCAATCCTTCCCCAACGGGAGTGAGCGACAGGTTGTCTGCCCCCTCTTCTCCCGGTGGCAAGAAGGTGATATCGAAGAGGAACAGCAGACCTGCTCGCGCAAAGTCTCCGGTGCGGCCCTCGCGGTGGACAAACCGGAGGAGGTACGAGAAGAGTAAGAACTCGAAGTGGGCTGCTGTCGCCTCGGTGTCggtcgtgcgcgtcgacgccgtcttGGATCTCGACGTGTCGATTGATGGGACGGGAGATAGGGCGCGGCCaggctgcggcgcgccagacgacAGGTGCGGCAGGAGCCAGCCCTTGTCGTGGAAGAATATCAATAACAGTGGTGGGCTGCATTGAGGGTCAGCGGTGCGCTCGCCACCGGCGGGTTGGATACCCACTACGCTCTCATCCGGGAGCAGAGGATACAcatgaggtcgacgaggtcctcctcgagtTCGCCCTCCCATCCgtagtcgtcctcgtccgccgcggccccaaagacacgcgcctcgccgtcatAGTGCTCCTCTGGCAGGTCGCCGATGCACGAGcgcaggaggcggcggagcgggcgGTGTACGGCATTGTGCACTAGGAAGCGCTCGGAGAGCAGCACAACGAGGTTGTTGACGGTGCGCAGTACCTCGGCTGGTGCGTTAGCCCATAGTGTGGGGAAGACACGACGACCCACCCTTGATGCCGTGGGGCCGGTCGCGCTCGCACAGGCGTTCGAGCTGCGCCAGCATGTCATTTCGGAGGAAGTACTCGAGGCAGGCGCCAGTGGTGCTGGGGGAGTCAGCTGGGTCCGGGGGGGTGACCAACACAACTCACTCCTCGTCTGTTCGGTTGCTCTCGTATACTAGCGCGTCCACAATGTGCTTGAGGTGCCGCGGCACGTCGGTCGTGAGGATGCCTCTGTTGTTGTCAGTTGAGACGACTCCTACCAACTCACCTCCGGAgctggcgctcgtcgggATGCTCGAGCGTGTCCTGCAGACTGTGAGATTGGGTGACACTGCATCAACGAGTCGCACCCACCTTCACTACCAGCCAGGCATCTTCAAAGTCCTTGAAGTCGTCGGGGGCCTGCACCGGCACGGCAGGCTTGGGCGCCTGGAGGAGGCGCGTGAAGAACGTGGATACCTCCATGCTTGCGTGCGTGCATTAGCTGGATCTGGTCATggcgtgtcgaggtcgaggtggtgaggGGGTGATGCAGCAAGTGACTggaggagcgacgacgagagccaGAGGCGACGAAGTGAGATGGTGCAACAATGGTGGTAGCGTCGCGTGCACGTACCCCCTCCACTTTTGGTGCATCGTGGCGGGAGGGACAGCCGCCCGTGGCGGGCGGGGAGCCAAGCAACGGGTGGCAAATTTGTGGCAGCATGGGCCTTCTGCCGGCAAGAATACATCGTGCATGGGGGACAGAGCTCTAGGATGTCTATAAGATACAGTACATGATGGGTACGATGCTCTGGGGCAAATGTCTGTTAATGGCACTGAGAACGTGGTGGTGACAATGGCCTGATTGTTAGAAGGAGAAGATGCCTGCTCCGCGCCTTCTGGAGCCGCCAAAGGGATGAGTAACGACTGGAACGGGTTAGCAGACATTCCATCAAGGGTTGAACCCATGTGCTTACCAGCTGCGACGAACAGGCCGACACTGCAGAGGCGTCAGCAGGCGCTCGATAGCAACCCCAAATCACTCACGTTAGACCAATAGCAACCGATACGAGCTGCTGGGCGACGCCAAAGCCAGTGCTGTACTGCTCTGCCGAGTTATTCttcgacgcgtcggcgacaaaCGAGAAGATGCCGCCCTGCGAGAGACCCGAGGGTAGCTGGAAGAGGATGCCCGTGACCATGACGTGGAAGCTTGCACCCTTGGAGAAGAACCGGCCGTACATGTTGCccaggaggccgacgacgaacgAGCCGAGGGCCGAGACAATGTCCGAGCGGCCTTGGAACGCCTGCGGGAGCGATGCAAAGTGGTTGGTCACCCAGCCGGCTACACTGATGAGGACCATGATCGGGAGCTCCTTTGCAAAGATGGGCTGCTGGTTTCTCAGGGACAGGAGGCAGGAGTAGGCAGGTACGCAGAGGTAGTCTGGAAGGTCAGCATGGCCATGGTTGTACACGCCACATACACCAATATCCACTCGGCTTGCTCATGTACCACGGGGAGCCCGCATAGTGCGTGTTACTACACGTGTAGTCGTCTGCGTTGAGCACGCCGACTTTTCTTATCTTGAAGTAGACCTCTGCGCCGATCGAGATGCCAAAGCCAAGGAAGAGCGAGTAGATGACCGAGTAGCCTATTCTCACTGCGCCTGCAGTGATGTTGCGTgacgcgagctcgagcgcgccagtGAGGACAATGTACCCTGGCAGGATGAGGACCACGCCGCCCGACACGAGGGCCGTGTAGCAAAAGTAGTGGGTGgacgcgagcacggcggcgacgaacgAGATCAGCGTGGCGACCGTGATCTCGAACACATTATTGAGCATGTcgttgcgcgcggcgacgatcTGCACAGACACGAGAaacgcgccgaggacgaaaCACATGAGCGCGTCGATGAACGAGCCGTAGAAGGACGGGATGGAGATGAACACGGAACACAGGCCGCCGATCAGGATCGTCTGCCACGTGTTGTAGATTGGCGGCGTGGTCATGAgggtgtcgagctcgcgcgacgcgtccTCGACCGACACGCGGTCGTGCACGACGTCCCAGTAGATGTTGTGCGTGGCCAGcagcttgccgaggtcgagccccGTGACCTGCTTCAAGAATTTCGTTTCCGACGtgtgcgtcgcgtcgtcgccgaagGACACGAGCATCGTGTTCGGCAGGTACACCACCTGCGCGTTGATCTCGAGCACCTTTGCGGTCGCTTGGATCTGGGTTTCGAGCCGGTGCGATGGCGACCCGAACATcatgagcgcgcgcgcgagcttgaGGATGAACTGCTGCCGCGCGATCACTGCGGCAACGTGCTGGATGATGAATATCtcctgcttcttcttcttctccttctccttcttgcgccgcttcttctcggcctcccactcgcgccggcgttgctcgtcacgccgacgctcgTCATCGACCTCGAAGTAACTCGAGCCGTTCTTCTCGTCTGGCGTGGTGCGTGCCGAGCGGATCCCGAGGCCGGGCAGTCGCTCAAATGACTTGAGgtggagtggggtggggcgcTTGGGCTTGCGCTTCATGGTGAGGACGTTGTCGAACGACTTGTTCCGCGGGAGAgactcgggctcgagcgtctcggtcATGCCCTCGACCACCGTCGAGACAGAGTACGTGCTGTctggccgctgctgcgggtCCGGCGAGGGGTGGGGCAACGACCCCGATGCTGATCGTGGTGACTCGGACGCGGACTTCTCCCCCAGAGTGTACCGGTTCAGATGGTACCCGTGCTTCTTGGCGGCCGGCATCAGCGTCGCGGACGACGGGACGGCCGCAGCGCCTATAGCACCCGAGGActgcacgagcgcgccgaagacgccggcgccagaCCGCGCCGTCTTGGGCCGGTCCGTGTCCCTccacgcgccgacggccttCTGGAAGGACCCCAGCAGACCAGGGCTCGGCTCGTTATAGTCTCGGTCCGCGATGCTCGTCTCCGACTTGGAGCGCTTGTGCTCCCCAAAGCTGGGGGACGCGGGGCTCGAGTCCTGCGATAGCCGGCTCCGGCGC encodes the following:
- the SPAC7D4.12c gene encoding putative UPF0442 protein, with the protein product MVPDDPFHEPPDTRRTAPGTPILRVHSDVRLSEFAHVDLGDPTQGDAVPGGGGPSLSLPASSGTRTPRRVQWTADHVVNLAPVATHTSEQSGVSADNLSSVNIALERFASHRTAPTGLSGISLASMGSSIGGAGEDGEDYDYRLDDAPMPPSDDDERTEERILDSGVSDQVTSYVPPGETDGLPSAPDAPAEEMRQAADLVRSHTNKWGLLRRRGTKAGGTIRRRDTQSRKAADHHERRISTDSQTPLHGDGAPPRVNPPINPPLNGPPGGMPPIAGGTSVLSSLLALYNQQQMQSGHSTPASSRPPSTAGSIEDDSEQQHGPAKKNSSLPWKRRSRLSQDSSPASPSFGEHKRSKSETSIADRDYNEPSPGLLGSFQKAVGAWRDTDRPKTARSGAGVFGALVQSSGAIGAAAVPSSATLMPAAKKHGYHLNRYTLGEKSASESPRSASGSLPHPSPDPQQRPDSTYSVSTVVEGMTETLEPESLPRNKSFDNVLTMKRKPKRPTPLHLKSFERLPGLGIRSARTTPDEKNGSSYFEVDDERRRDEQRRREWEAEKKRRKKEKEKKKKQEIFIIQHVAAVIARQQFILKLARALMMFGSPSHRLETQIQATAKVLEINAQVVYLPNTMLVSFGDDATHTSETKFLKQVTGLDLGKLLATHNIYWDVVHDRVSVEDASRELDTLMTTPPIYNTWQTILIGGLCSVFISIPSFYGSFIDALMCFVLGAFLVSVQIVAARNDMLNNVFEITVATLISFVAAVLASTHYFCYTALVSGGVVLILPGYIVLTGALELASRNITAGAVRIGYSVIYSLFLGFGISIGAEVYFKIRKVGVLNADDYTCSNTHYAGSPWYMSKPSGYWYYLCVPAYSCLLSLRNQQPIFAKELPIMVLISVAGWVTNHFASLPQAFQGRSDIVSALGSFVVGLLGNMYGRFFSKGASFHVMVTGILFQLPSGLSQGGIFSFVADASKNNSAEQYSTGFGVAQQLVSVAIGLTVGLFVAAVVTHPFGGSRRRGAGIFSF
- the fam160b1 gene encoding uncharacterized protein, producing the protein MEVSTFFTRLLQAPKPAVPVQAPDDFKDFEDAWLVVKDTLEHPDERQLRRGILTTDVPRHLKHIVDALVYESNRTDEDTTGACLEYFLRNDMLAQLERLCERDRPHGIKAEVLRTVNNLVVLLSERFLVHNAVHRPLRRLLRSCIGDLPEEHYDGEARVFGAAADEDDYGWEGELEEDLVDLMCILCSRMRAYPPLLLIFFHDKGWLLPHLSSGAPQPGRALSPVPSIDTSRSKTASTRTTDTEATAAHFEFLLFSYLLRFVHREGRTGDFARAGLLFLFDITFLPPGEEGADNLSLTPVGEGLDPLQDARDALAEYILDGDFADVMAAGLGAAYSVLPTKLQVPSLAELASVDGEKAATAAPATAGMTIGAGTKRDDDSDRDDLIPSTDIDVRNQLDTLIKQFGFLQDILYRCSSPTLHADPQARTVSSAQVLGRAVSDATLDAIQTAFVDNVLYPSILECSSTDGSAVAVLTYLNVLLGNLEDGAVLHRILDALMDSTIRTTTGSPNQERPRRKTGAMDYVPAPGAAPNYHAEERFTLRDLILENLQSENAASVAAAMHLVYTLLGDHCGRVTPSLLAVVRDPSATATARRTLPPVGAKEWAETHLPKPVNSTDVHLQEPELYSALVPRLDDALQGGMDTATGFAAYLSDTHALIEVDRCWQLSRIPLQFVSDDGKPALLRVGDFVADPLQHSLSPSDPLVQSLMGALCAWFTASPDENVALTGSLAAIARCPNRSLSGWLLYDIKDVPADPWEEMQRRSSQDSTASSDDERNRTPPVPARTTATLPALYQIIRGLTRHIGRFRGTVEDFDRLLAERRQGLLFTDHLDEAMNAMLDVESSHVGFGLPPLPPPSLVPSTPPLRKPTLASSIRALWSSPRKKRDSQPSTPRPGTPFLNAPSPNTPGTPSTPSRPLPAPVPVPSPGALAPPGPSQPPQASPPFKTHYSQLEESGLLDVAPVPGVTSGAWAKQTDETDGGTASPAIATQASLTSILDNCIVLEELIKELVAIITARRALGVDQVGFM